A stretch of Thermostichus vulcanus str. 'Rupite' DNA encodes these proteins:
- the rpsD gene encoding 30S ribosomal protein S4 has protein sequence MSRYTGPRLKIVRRFGGLDLPGLTRKRPKNTNPPGLHGADRKKKSEYAIRLEEKQKVRFNYGVSERQMIRYMRKARRSKGSTGLALLQMLEMRLDCIVFRLGMAPTIPAARQVVNHGHIEVNGRKVTIPSYGCKVGDVVTVKNKEASRKLVAAYAEYPGLFLPDYLEFDKEKLRGRIKELPPREQISAPVNELLVVEFYSRKL, from the coding sequence ATGTCCCGCTACACAGGCCCCCGCTTAAAAATTGTGCGTCGTTTCGGGGGACTTGATCTGCCCGGCCTGACCCGCAAACGCCCCAAAAACACCAATCCACCGGGGCTACACGGGGCTGACCGCAAAAAGAAATCGGAATACGCCATCCGTCTGGAAGAGAAGCAGAAGGTACGCTTCAACTACGGTGTCAGCGAGCGGCAGATGATCCGGTACATGCGCAAGGCCCGCCGCTCCAAAGGGTCTACGGGTCTAGCTCTGTTGCAAATGCTGGAAATGCGGCTGGATTGCATTGTGTTTCGCCTCGGTATGGCCCCAACCATCCCGGCAGCCCGACAGGTGGTGAATCACGGCCACATCGAAGTGAATGGTCGCAAAGTGACGATCCCCAGTTATGGCTGCAAAGTGGGAGATGTAGTGACTGTGAAGAATAAGGAAGCCTCCCGCAAACTGGTGGCTGCCTACGCCGAATATCCCGGTTTGTTCTTACCCGATTACCTAGAATTTGACAAAGAGAAGTTACGCGGTCGCATTAAAGAGTTGCCTCCCCGTGAGCAAATTTCTGCCCCTGTGAATGAACTCTTGGTGGTGGAGTTTTACTCCCGGAAACTCTAG